The following are from one region of the Candidatus Eisenbacteria bacterium genome:
- the glpK gene encoding glycerol kinase GlpK — MSGAGDVRVLAIDQGTTGSTAMLLDGEGAVVARGYAELPQHFPQPGWVEHDGEEIWEATLRAVRDALARDPRAGAALTAIGITNQRETTLVWDRQTSRPIARAIVWQDRRTAPKCEALRRAGHERAISRRTGLRLDPYFSATKLEWLVDHAPGARARARKGELAFGTVDSWLLWKLTGGRVHATDPTNASRTLLYDIRRHGWDDGLLSLFRVPRSLLPEVRPSAGDFGVTRGLLGIPDGVPIRGMAGDQQAALFGQGCVAAGGLKNTYGTGCFLMLHTGKKPVASRSGLLTTVACGPRGEGAYALEGSVFVAGAAIQWLRDGLGILASAADSEPLARSVPDTGGTYLVPAFVGLGAPYWRPDARGIWCGLTRGTTRAHLARAALESIAFQSRDVVEAMNREAGVRIRRLLVDGGATQNDFLMQFQADVLGVPIERPSMAEATALGAAHLAGIGIGLWPHAGAIPEAGGSAKMFQPAMSRAERDRQVAGWRDAISLLLNAPRRSGAPRRPSAPARSRASRSSKR, encoded by the coding sequence ATGAGCGGAGCGGGAGACGTCCGGGTGCTCGCGATTGACCAGGGAACGACCGGGAGCACGGCGATGCTTTTGGACGGGGAGGGCGCGGTCGTCGCGCGCGGCTACGCCGAGCTGCCGCAGCACTTCCCGCAGCCGGGCTGGGTCGAGCACGACGGCGAGGAGATCTGGGAGGCGACGCTCCGCGCGGTCCGGGACGCCCTCGCCCGCGACCCGAGGGCGGGCGCCGCTCTCACGGCGATCGGAATCACGAATCAGCGCGAGACGACGCTCGTGTGGGATCGGCAAACCTCGCGGCCCATCGCGCGGGCGATCGTGTGGCAAGACCGCCGCACCGCTCCCAAGTGCGAGGCGCTCCGCCGCGCTGGGCACGAGCGCGCGATCTCGCGGCGGACGGGTCTCAGGCTCGATCCCTATTTCTCGGCGACCAAGCTCGAGTGGCTCGTCGACCACGCGCCGGGCGCCCGCGCCCGCGCGAGGAAGGGCGAGCTCGCGTTCGGGACGGTCGACTCGTGGCTTCTCTGGAAGCTCACGGGCGGGCGCGTCCACGCGACCGATCCCACCAACGCGAGCCGGACCCTGCTCTACGACATCCGCCGCCACGGCTGGGACGACGGACTCCTATCGTTGTTCCGGGTTCCGCGGTCGTTGCTCCCCGAGGTGCGCCCATCGGCCGGTGATTTCGGCGTCACGCGCGGCCTTCTCGGGATTCCCGACGGCGTCCCGATCCGCGGCATGGCGGGGGACCAGCAGGCCGCCCTCTTCGGGCAGGGGTGCGTCGCGGCGGGGGGGCTCAAGAACACGTACGGGACAGGCTGCTTCCTCATGCTCCACACCGGCAAGAAGCCGGTGGCCTCCCGCAGCGGCCTTCTCACAACGGTCGCGTGCGGTCCGAGGGGGGAGGGAGCCTACGCGCTCGAGGGGAGCGTGTTCGTGGCCGGCGCGGCGATCCAGTGGCTTCGCGACGGCCTTGGGATCCTGGCGTCCGCCGCCGACTCGGAGCCGCTCGCTCGGTCGGTCCCTGACACGGGCGGTACCTACCTCGTCCCCGCGTTCGTGGGGCTCGGCGCGCCGTACTGGCGCCCCGATGCGAGGGGCATCTGGTGCGGGCTCACGAGGGGCACGACGCGCGCCCACCTGGCGCGCGCGGCGCTGGAGTCGATCGCGTTCCAGTCGAGGGACGTGGTCGAGGCGATGAATCGGGAGGCGGGGGTCAGGATCCGCCGCCTCCTCGTCGACGGGGGCGCGACGCAGAACGACTTCCTCATGCAATTCCAGGCCGACGTCCTGGGAGTGCCGATCGAGCGGCCTTCGATGGCGGAAGCAACGGCGCTCGGCGCCGCGCATCTGGCGGGAATTGGGATCGGGCTCTGGCCGCACGCGGGCGCGATCCCGGAAGCGGGCGGATCGGCGAAGATGTTCCAGCCCGCGATGTCACGCGCGGAGCGCGACCGTCAGGTCGCGGGCTGGCGGGACGCGATCTCGCTCCTCCTCAACGCCCCGCGACGCTCCGGCGCCCCGCGGCGCCCTAGCGCCCCGGCACGCTCTCGAGCCAGTCGATCATCGAAGCGATGA
- a CDS encoding efflux RND transporter periplasmic adaptor subunit, producing the protein MRPEQPAEGIRSHDPGPKFLARPTSRRVRGHRARRGRLRPRRAGGRFLHAPDAGRNRRRFQRNRLRSIRGSRQHRGRGRDHGRDGNRRERRQPSVSRGEARGEGSAPGAARRRAAEGGSRPDLRDSRPGPLDLRARKERGRAGRRIGARSRRRRGRIEGRRGEPRPRRHPALESSDQGSLRRRRRLEAREPGRVLEGGGRDHRPGPDLRAEGHLLGSRAVLGKLKAGAPVSVSTTAYPGYALSGRIDVIDPVLDPETRSARVTARVRNPGGKFRPGMSANASVVLSERMNALTIPNEAVFAEGNQTLVYVVQADSTVSRRAVTLGTRLSDEVEVVQGLEPGQRVVVAGHQKLFETAKVIPIQSQGGGGAGGAGGGAPGGAAAGGANAGKGAAPGKSPAAKPGEKSGK; encoded by the coding sequence ATCCGGCCAGAGCAACCAGCGGAGGGAATTCGAAGCCATGATCCTGGTCCCAAGTTTCTCGCGCGTCCGACTTCGCGTCGCGTTCGCGGTCATCGCGCTCGCCGCGGTCGGCTGCGCCCGCGGCGGGCCGGGGGGCGGTTTCTCCATGCCCCCGATGCCGGTCGAAACCGCCGTCGCTTCCAAAGAAACCGTCTTCGATCGATTCGAGGCAGTCGGCAGCATCGAGGCCGGGGACGCGATCACGGTCGCGACGGAAATCGCCGCGAACGTCGTCAGCCTTCCGTATCGAGAGGGGAGGCCCGTGGAGAAGGGAGCGCTCCTGGCGCAGCTCGACGACGCGCAGCCGAAGGCGGAAGTCGACCGGACCTCCGCGATTCGCGACCAGGCCCGCTCGACCTACGAGCGCGTAAAGAGCGTGGTCGAGCAGGGCGCCGGATCGGCGCAAGATCTCGACGACGCCGGGGCCGCATTGAAGGTCGCCGAGGCGAACCTCGCCCTCGCCGACACCCGGCTCTCGAAAGCTCAGATCAAGGCTCCCTTCGACGGCGTCGTCGGCTCGAAGCGCGTGAGCCCGGGCGCGTACTTGAAGGTGGGGGACGCGATCACCGACCTGGCCCGGATCTCCGAGCTGAAGGTCATCTTCTCGGCTCCCGAGCGGTACTTGGGAAGCTCAAGGCTGGCGCGCCCGTGTCGGTCTCGACGACCGCCTATCCCGGCTACGCCCTCTCGGGCCGGATCGACGTGATCGATCCCGTCCTCGACCCGGAGACCCGGAGCGCCCGCGTGACCGCGCGCGTGAGGAATCCGGGCGGCAAGTTCCGGCCGGGCATGTCGGCCAACGCTTCGGTCGTGCTGAGCGAGCGGATGAACGCGCTCACCATCCCGAACGAAGCGGTGTTCGCCGAGGGGAATCAGACGCTCGTGTACGTCGTGCAGGCCGATAGCACCGTCTCGCGCCGTGCCGTGACGCTCGGCACCCGCCTTTCCGACGAGGTGGAGGTGGTCCAGGGCCTGGAGCCTGGCCAGCGCGTGGTGGTGGCCGGGCACCAGAAGCTCTTCGAGACGGCCAAGGTAATCCCGATCCAGTCGCAGGGCGGTGGAGGCGCGGGCGGTGCGGGCGGTGGCGCGCCCGGCGGCGCCGCGGCCGGCGGCGCCAATGCGGGCAAGGGCGCGGCGCCCGGGAAGAGCCCCGCCGCGAAGCCGGGGGAGAAGAGCGGCAAATGA
- a CDS encoding efflux RND transporter permease subunit — translation MKLSEVSIQRPVAATVMSLAIILFGVIAFSRLPVREYPDIDPPIVSVTTFYRGASPNVIETEITDVLEEQFATLEAVKTINSSSREQGSVITIEFELSRDVEQAANDVRDRVARVRGRLPREADDPIVAKVDVNAQPIFWIALSSDRHSGLELSEMADVVLKERLQRLPGVGSVFIGGERRYAMRVWLDSQLMASHRVTTQDVERAVSSENAEIPGGRVEGTNREFAVRTRGELTKPEEFASIVIAQHGTDIVRLGDVASVEVGPEDERTAARWNGQQAVGLGIVKQKNASTLEVAGEVRRSLPELQKLVPAGMKLDVAYDSSSFIQDSITEVSHTIVVAMCLVVLVILIFLKSFRATFIPAVAIPVSIVGALAVAYFLGFTINILTLLALVLAIGLVVDDAIVMLENVYRHMELGKPRLRAALDGANEIGFAIMATTISLVAVFIPVAFLQGTVGRLFNEFGLTVAVAVLISGFVALSLTPMLCSRMLRPLHGGGDSWASRTFDGFFHWLNTFYDRLLRGAIRSAWRVLVVAGIFVAVSVVAFLHMRQELVPVEDRGVGFGIVIAPEGSTLEYTDRYMREVESILMPLPERRGLFTATGLGFGGPGRVTNGFLFLSLKPIAERPKQWIPTPLPILSMIQVPIYRARSQQEIVQQLFPRLLGIPGVLAFVINPPSLGGSFSSSPVEYVLQAQDYETLGQAVGTMMGEAQKLGYLVNLDTDLRLNKPQLDIAIDRDRAAQVGVSVTDIGGTLETFLGGKAISEFKRGTKQYDVIAQLKPTDRSTPAAIPEIYLRGNGGLVQLANVVKVQETVAPKELNHYNRQRSATITANLVPGVSLGKALNDLDLIMSTKLPAGVKRELGGQSKEFRESSGSLYFLFLLAVVFIYLVLAAQFESFIHPLTILLSVPLAVVGAIISLFVFGQSMNIFSQIGLIMLIGLVTKNSILIVEYANQLRARGLEVTEAVVEASKIRLRPILMTSFATIFGVLPLAMGLGAGAESRRPLGVAVVGGLLFSTFLTLLLVPVVYRILARFTHVQAPEIAAGVSGEPARQRAAPSGHPAGPIPMGEPAGSLGGTRKID, via the coding sequence ATGAAGCTGAGCGAAGTCTCGATCCAGCGTCCCGTCGCCGCGACGGTCATGAGCCTCGCGATCATCCTGTTCGGGGTCATCGCGTTCTCACGCCTCCCCGTGCGCGAGTACCCCGACATCGACCCGCCGATCGTCTCGGTGACTACCTTCTACCGCGGCGCCAGCCCGAATGTCATCGAGACCGAGATCACCGACGTCCTGGAGGAGCAGTTCGCCACCCTGGAGGCGGTGAAGACCATCAATTCGTCGAGCCGGGAGCAGGGCTCGGTCATCACGATCGAGTTCGAGCTGTCGCGCGACGTGGAGCAGGCGGCCAACGATGTCCGCGATCGAGTGGCGCGCGTCCGAGGCCGGCTGCCGCGCGAGGCGGATGACCCGATCGTGGCGAAGGTGGACGTGAACGCGCAGCCGATCTTCTGGATCGCCCTGTCGAGCGACCGTCACAGCGGCCTCGAGCTGAGCGAGATGGCCGACGTCGTGCTCAAAGAGAGGCTCCAGCGGCTCCCCGGCGTCGGATCGGTGTTCATCGGCGGCGAGCGGCGTTACGCGATGCGCGTCTGGCTCGACTCGCAGCTCATGGCGAGCCATCGCGTCACGACCCAGGACGTCGAGCGCGCCGTCAGCTCCGAGAACGCGGAGATTCCGGGCGGACGCGTGGAGGGCACGAACCGCGAGTTCGCGGTCCGCACGCGAGGCGAGCTGACCAAGCCCGAGGAGTTCGCCTCGATCGTCATCGCGCAGCACGGTACCGACATCGTCCGCCTGGGCGACGTGGCCAGCGTCGAGGTCGGGCCGGAGGACGAGCGCACCGCGGCCCGCTGGAACGGGCAGCAGGCGGTCGGGCTCGGCATCGTGAAGCAGAAGAACGCGAGCACGCTGGAGGTGGCGGGCGAGGTTCGAAGGTCGCTTCCGGAGCTCCAGAAGCTCGTCCCGGCGGGAATGAAGCTCGACGTCGCCTACGATTCCTCGTCGTTCATTCAAGATTCGATCACCGAGGTCTCGCACACGATCGTGGTGGCGATGTGCCTCGTGGTGCTCGTCATTCTGATCTTCCTAAAGAGCTTCCGCGCGACGTTCATCCCCGCCGTCGCGATCCCGGTCTCGATCGTCGGCGCGCTCGCGGTGGCCTACTTCCTCGGATTCACGATCAACATCCTGACGCTGCTCGCATTGGTGCTCGCGATCGGGCTCGTGGTCGACGACGCCATCGTCATGCTCGAAAACGTCTATCGGCACATGGAGCTGGGAAAGCCGCGCCTCCGCGCCGCGCTCGACGGCGCCAACGAGATCGGCTTCGCGATCATGGCCACCACGATCTCGCTCGTCGCGGTCTTCATCCCCGTCGCCTTCCTGCAAGGAACGGTCGGCCGCCTCTTCAACGAGTTCGGGCTCACGGTGGCGGTCGCCGTTCTGATCTCGGGATTCGTCGCGCTTTCGCTCACGCCGATGCTCTGCTCGCGCATGCTCCGGCCGCTGCACGGCGGCGGGGACTCGTGGGCCTCGCGCACGTTCGACGGCTTCTTCCACTGGCTGAACACGTTCTACGACCGCCTCCTCCGCGGAGCGATTCGGAGCGCGTGGCGCGTGTTGGTGGTGGCGGGGATCTTCGTCGCCGTGAGCGTCGTGGCGTTCTTGCACATGCGGCAGGAGTTGGTCCCGGTCGAGGATCGGGGCGTGGGCTTCGGCATCGTGATCGCGCCGGAGGGCTCGACCCTCGAGTACACGGACCGCTACATGCGTGAAGTGGAGTCGATCCTCATGCCGCTCCCGGAGCGGAGGGGGCTCTTCACCGCGACCGGCCTTGGGTTCGGAGGGCCGGGCCGCGTGACGAACGGGTTCCTCTTCCTGAGCTTGAAGCCGATAGCCGAGCGGCCGAAGCAGTGGATCCCGACGCCGCTCCCGATCCTCTCCATGATCCAGGTGCCGATCTACCGCGCCAGGTCGCAGCAGGAGATCGTCCAGCAGCTCTTTCCCAGGCTCCTCGGCATCCCGGGCGTGCTCGCCTTCGTGATCAATCCGCCCAGCCTGGGCGGCAGCTTCTCCTCCTCGCCGGTCGAATACGTCCTCCAGGCGCAGGACTACGAAACGCTCGGCCAGGCCGTCGGGACCATGATGGGCGAGGCCCAGAAGCTCGGCTACCTCGTCAACCTCGACACGGACCTCAGGCTGAACAAGCCCCAGCTCGACATCGCGATCGACCGCGACCGCGCCGCGCAGGTCGGGGTCTCGGTGACCGACATCGGCGGCACGCTCGAGACCTTCCTGGGCGGCAAGGCAATCTCCGAGTTCAAGCGGGGAACCAAGCAATACGACGTGATCGCCCAGCTCAAGCCGACCGATCGGTCGACCCCGGCCGCGATCCCCGAGATCTATCTACGCGGGAACGGCGGGCTGGTGCAGCTGGCCAACGTGGTCAAGGTCCAGGAGACGGTGGCGCCGAAGGAGCTCAATCACTACAACCGGCAGCGGTCGGCGACGATCACGGCGAATCTCGTCCCAGGGGTCAGCCTCGGGAAAGCGCTCAACGATCTCGACCTGATCATGAGCACGAAGCTCCCGGCCGGAGTGAAGCGGGAGCTGGGCGGACAGTCGAAGGAATTCCGCGAGTCGAGCGGCAGCCTCTACTTCCTCTTCCTCCTGGCCGTCGTGTTCATCTACCTGGTGCTCGCGGCGCAGTTCGAGAGTTTCATCCATCCGCTCACGATTCTCCTCTCGGTTCCGCTCGCGGTCGTCGGGGCGATTATCTCGCTCTTCGTCTTCGGGCAGAGCATGAACATCTTCTCGCAGATCGGGCTCATCATGCTCATCGGGCTCGTCACGAAGAACTCGATTCTGATCGTGGAGTACGCGAACCAGCTTCGCGCCCGTGGGCTGGAGGTGACGGAGGCGGTCGTCGAAGCTTCCAAGATCCGGCTCCGCCCGATTCTCATGACCTCCTTCGCGACGATCTTCGGAGTGCTGCCCCTGGCGATGGGCCTTGGGGCCGGAGCCGAATCGCGTCGCCCGCTCGGCGTCGCGGTGGTCGGCGGGCTCCTCTTCTCGACCTTCCTGACGCTCCTTCTCGTTCCGGTCGTTTACCGGATTCTCGCGCGGTTCACGCACGTCCAGGCGCCGGAGATCGCAGCCGGCGTGAGCGGGGAGCCCGCGCGCCAGCGCGCCGCACCCAGCGGACACCCGGCGGGCCCGATCCCAATGGGCGAGCCGGCCGGCTCGCTCGGCGGCACTCGCAAGATCGACTGA
- a CDS encoding TolC family protein, which translates to MSCDIRGVPCGVALSCLLLFHTAIPAPALAAQTSTASTVNPDSALAGAMARIEGAPLTLQEAINAALQGGSTAARAAAAALAAARGTQRRERGAFDPELFLTGARTKDHQPTTSPFSGADVLETKRTAGTGGARITLPFGTDIEAILDASRSESNSAFAAVNPQYDANGRILVRQPLLKGFGPGTGSEAKATKRETEAAMARYDDVILGVEALVEQVYWDLYAAERDLAVGRLIRDQAQALATQSEVRARTGLVGPNDPANARVFLAEREQAVLDREEDLDQISDRLAALIGRRPSGGLPRYHPVDDPPSSFAIEPEDSVVARALRENRELRAKERDWAAAKARTQGAAWNRFPTLNFVGTLGGRGLAGKGRTVIFGTDTLVTNMNGNFGDAWSQVNQRDFPTWSAGLEFSFPLFLREGRGEHDRLRAESDRAAEDYESARRVLEDDVRSAHRALVRAGRRFEAAQSGAQAAREQVRIGVLQYNNGRTTAFELVRLGADLASAQQRYSSALVRTAKAAASLRFLTSGTYPARATSGGNSKP; encoded by the coding sequence GTGTCGTGTGACATCCGGGGCGTCCCCTGCGGCGTCGCGCTCAGCTGCTTGCTACTATTCCACACGGCCATTCCCGCCCCGGCGCTCGCGGCGCAGACCAGCACGGCCTCCACGGTGAACCCCGACAGCGCTCTCGCGGGCGCCATGGCCCGGATCGAAGGGGCGCCCCTTACGCTCCAGGAGGCCATCAACGCGGCACTCCAGGGCGGCTCGACCGCGGCCCGGGCCGCCGCGGCCGCGCTCGCTGCGGCGCGGGGCACGCAGCGGCGGGAGCGCGGAGCGTTCGACCCCGAGCTGTTTCTTACCGGCGCGCGGACGAAAGACCATCAGCCGACGACATCCCCCTTCTCGGGCGCGGACGTGCTCGAGACGAAGCGGACCGCCGGCACCGGCGGGGCGAGGATCACGCTCCCCTTCGGCACCGACATCGAAGCCATCCTGGACGCCTCGAGGAGCGAGTCCAACTCCGCGTTCGCGGCGGTGAATCCCCAGTACGACGCGAACGGACGAATCCTGGTGCGCCAGCCCCTCCTCAAGGGTTTCGGTCCCGGTACCGGGAGCGAAGCCAAGGCCACGAAGCGCGAGACCGAGGCCGCGATGGCGCGCTACGACGACGTGATCCTCGGCGTGGAGGCTCTGGTCGAGCAGGTCTATTGGGATCTCTACGCCGCGGAGCGCGACCTCGCGGTCGGACGTCTCATCCGCGACCAGGCGCAGGCGCTCGCCACGCAGTCCGAGGTGAGGGCGCGCACCGGTCTCGTCGGGCCCAACGATCCGGCGAACGCCCGCGTCTTCCTCGCCGAGCGGGAACAGGCGGTGCTCGACCGCGAGGAGGATCTCGATCAGATCTCCGACCGGCTCGCGGCCTTGATCGGCCGCCGCCCATCCGGCGGGCTGCCCCGATATCATCCTGTCGACGACCCGCCCTCGAGCTTCGCGATCGAGCCCGAGGATTCCGTCGTCGCGCGCGCGCTGCGCGAGAACCGCGAGCTCCGGGCGAAAGAGCGCGATTGGGCCGCCGCGAAAGCCCGGACGCAGGGCGCCGCATGGAACCGGTTTCCCACGCTCAACTTCGTGGGGACTCTCGGTGGGCGAGGCCTCGCCGGCAAGGGACGAACGGTGATCTTCGGGACCGACACGCTCGTGACCAACATGAACGGAAACTTCGGCGACGCCTGGTCGCAGGTGAATCAGCGGGACTTTCCGACGTGGAGCGCGGGACTCGAGTTCTCGTTCCCGCTGTTCCTGCGCGAAGGGAGAGGGGAGCACGATCGTCTGCGCGCCGAGTCGGATCGGGCGGCCGAGGACTACGAGTCGGCGCGCCGCGTCCTGGAGGACGATGTTCGAAGCGCGCACCGGGCGCTCGTCCGGGCGGGGCGCCGGTTCGAAGCCGCGCAGAGCGGGGCGCAGGCCGCGCGAGAACAGGTGCGCATCGGCGTGCTTCAGTACAATAATGGACGTACCACCGCGTTCGAGCTGGTCCGTCTCGGGGCGGACCTGGCGTCGGCCCAGCAGCGGTACTCGTCCGCACTTGTGCGCACGGCAAAGGCCGCGGCGTCACTGCGATTCCTGACCTCAGGCACGTATCCGGCCAGAGCAACCAGCGGAGGGAATTCGAAGCCATGA
- a CDS encoding lysophospholipase, whose translation MQRSGLHGVGMTSETISEFRIELPRGEIAGWEMGDPGAPKGIGILHGLGDHAGRYIPIGAALGARGFAAQAIDLPGHGKSYGKRGHVDSWDEYRSAVTAWMDRAKAAVPTRRWSLLGHSMGAFVALDWALMNPGRVERLVLSAPPFQLAFTPSMLKVKAAQLLVRVWPGFSQGNMILPSMLSHDPEVVREHSLDPLVHYKISARLFLEFQAMRSTLRKRAHDLPIATLLLHGAADPIADPEGSRRWAESAPPGMVSLRLYPTLYHEVLMEIGREKIIASMIDWLESVPGR comes from the coding sequence ATGCAACGTTCGGGACTCCACGGGGTTGGAATGACAAGCGAGACGATCTCGGAATTTCGGATCGAGTTGCCGCGCGGCGAGATCGCCGGCTGGGAAATGGGCGATCCGGGCGCGCCGAAGGGCATCGGGATCCTGCACGGGCTCGGAGACCATGCCGGGCGTTACATCCCGATCGGCGCCGCGCTCGGGGCCCGCGGCTTCGCGGCCCAAGCGATCGACCTCCCGGGCCACGGAAAGTCGTACGGCAAGCGCGGCCACGTCGACTCGTGGGACGAGTATCGGTCGGCGGTCACGGCTTGGATGGACCGGGCGAAGGCGGCTGTCCCGACCCGGCGGTGGTCACTCCTCGGTCACAGCATGGGAGCGTTCGTCGCGCTCGACTGGGCGCTCATGAACCCGGGACGCGTCGAGCGGCTCGTCCTCTCCGCGCCCCCGTTCCAGCTCGCGTTTACGCCTTCCATGCTCAAGGTGAAGGCGGCTCAGCTCCTCGTGCGCGTCTGGCCCGGATTCTCGCAGGGGAACATGATCCTCCCCTCGATGCTGTCACACGATCCCGAGGTCGTCCGAGAGCATTCGCTGGATCCGCTCGTCCACTACAAGATCAGCGCGCGTCTCTTCCTCGAATTCCAGGCGATGCGATCGACGCTTCGGAAGCGCGCGCACGATCTCCCGATCGCAACGCTGCTCCTGCACGGAGCCGCCGACCCGATCGCGGACCCGGAGGGAAGCCGGCGGTGGGCCGAGTCCGCGCCGCCCGGCATGGTGTCCCTTCGCCTCTACCCGACCCTCTATCACGAGGTGCTGATGGAGATCGGACGCGAGAAGATCATCGCTTCGATGATCGACTGGCTCGAGAGCGTGCCGGGGCGCTAG
- a CDS encoding trypsin-like serine protease has translation MIPHEPERAVPDTAPSAAPDVAPLVVPPRDDSAELLDAYSRAVTSAVDSVAPSVVSIEMERRARGGSRRGGNGGAGSGFVFTPDGFILTNSHVVHDAARIVVALPDGQRHEADLVGDDPETDLAVVRITAAQLTPARLGDSRDVRVGQLVVAIGSPYGFQATVTAGVVSALGRSLRSVSGRLIDNVIQTDAALNPGNSGGPLVTTQGTVIGVNSAVIMPAQGICFAIAVNTAKLVAGQLIRDGRVRRSAIGIAGQSVPIARKVTRFFHLPFESGVRVEAVEPGSPAEQAGFRPGDVIVAFSEAPIRGIDDLQAKLTDREVGVSSTVKIIRGVERLDLDVVPRESKSS, from the coding sequence ATGATACCGCATGAGCCAGAAAGGGCCGTCCCGGACACCGCTCCGAGCGCCGCGCCCGACGTCGCCCCGTTGGTTGTGCCCCCAAGGGATGATTCGGCGGAGCTCCTCGACGCCTACTCGCGGGCCGTCACCAGCGCCGTGGATTCGGTCGCCCCCTCCGTCGTTTCGATCGAGATGGAGCGCCGCGCGCGGGGAGGGTCGCGACGGGGAGGAAACGGGGGCGCCGGCTCCGGCTTCGTGTTCACGCCGGACGGGTTCATCCTGACCAACAGTCACGTCGTACATGACGCCGCCCGCATCGTGGTCGCGTTGCCCGACGGGCAGCGCCATGAAGCGGATCTTGTCGGCGATGACCCCGAAACGGACCTCGCGGTGGTGCGCATCACCGCGGCCCAGCTCACGCCCGCCCGCCTCGGCGATTCGCGGGACGTCCGCGTGGGTCAGCTGGTCGTCGCGATCGGCAGCCCCTACGGATTTCAGGCGACGGTCACGGCGGGAGTGGTGAGCGCGCTCGGCCGGTCGCTTCGGTCCGTGTCCGGAAGGCTGATCGACAACGTGATCCAGACCGACGCCGCGCTCAACCCTGGAAATTCGGGCGGCCCTCTTGTCACGACACAAGGAACCGTAATCGGTGTAAACTCAGCCGTCATTATGCCCGCGCAGGGCATCTGCTTCGCCATCGCGGTCAACACGGCCAAGCTGGTGGCGGGGCAGTTGATCCGTGATGGGCGCGTTCGCCGGAGCGCGATTGGAATCGCCGGCCAGAGCGTGCCGATCGCCCGGAAGGTGACGCGCTTCTTCCACCTGCCGTTCGAAAGCGGCGTGCGCGTGGAGGCCGTCGAGCCGGGAAGTCCTGCGGAGCAGGCCGGGTTCCGACCCGGCGATGTGATTGTGGCGTTCAGCGAAGCGCCCATTCGTGGGATCGACGACCTTCAGGCGAAGCTCACCGACCGTGAGGTCGGGGTCAGCTCCACGGTCAAGATCATTCGAGGAGTCGAGCGGCTCGACTTGGACGTCGTGCCCCGGGAATCCAAATCTTCTTGA